Proteins co-encoded in one Halodesulfovibrio marinisediminis DSM 17456 genomic window:
- a CDS encoding SulP family inorganic anion transporter gives MDANHSMVPSSQGSIQADIFSGLTVALALVPEAVAFSFVAGVSPIIGLYGAFMMCLITSILGGRPGMISGATGAMAVVMVHLVAEGNALGTPGSNAGLQYLFFTLLLVGVLQTLAGAFRLGKLIRMVPRSVMMGFVNGLAIVIFLSQLKMFKVGGDLLQGDAMLTMCGLVALTMAILLTVPRICPKAPGALIAILSVSMLVIFADIDTQTVLSFIQSNGGTGIKAGLPTFAIPQVPLTLETFMFIAPYACILAAIGLIESLMTLNLIDELTNTHGRGNKECVAQGIANITNGLFGGMGGCAMIGQSIINITSGGRGRLSGITAACALLFFILFTSQYIEIVPIAALVGVMFIVVIKTFAWSTFKIMNKVPKWDVIVIITVTFLTVKYDLAIAVLCGVIISALIFAWENALRIRARKFVDERGIKHYQIYGPLFFGSTTLFMSKFDVKNDPQEVVIDFEESRIMDQSAIEIINKLAAQYQRAGKTVYFWHLSKDCVRLIEKAEEICIVNVLEDPDYFVAIDRYHEHQKSIAPEAA, from the coding sequence ATGGACGCTAACCACTCTATGGTACCAAGCTCTCAAGGAAGCATTCAGGCAGATATCTTTTCCGGACTCACCGTTGCGTTAGCGCTGGTTCCGGAAGCTGTTGCTTTTTCTTTTGTAGCAGGCGTGTCACCAATTATCGGTTTATACGGTGCCTTCATGATGTGCCTTATCACCTCTATCCTCGGTGGTAGACCGGGAATGATCTCAGGTGCGACTGGTGCAATGGCTGTTGTTATGGTTCACCTTGTGGCAGAAGGTAACGCCCTTGGAACACCTGGTTCAAATGCAGGCTTGCAGTATCTTTTCTTCACACTTCTGCTCGTTGGTGTTCTTCAGACTCTTGCCGGAGCATTTAGACTCGGCAAACTCATCCGCATGGTACCGCGTTCAGTTATGATGGGCTTTGTAAACGGCCTCGCCATCGTAATTTTCTTATCCCAGCTCAAAATGTTCAAAGTAGGTGGCGACCTTCTGCAAGGGGATGCCATGCTCACCATGTGCGGACTTGTTGCCCTCACTATGGCTATTCTCCTTACTGTACCTCGTATCTGCCCCAAAGCACCGGGTGCACTTATCGCTATTCTTTCCGTATCTATGTTAGTTATCTTTGCTGACATTGATACCCAGACAGTACTTTCTTTCATCCAATCAAACGGTGGTACTGGCATCAAAGCTGGACTGCCAACATTTGCAATCCCTCAAGTTCCACTTACACTAGAAACTTTCATGTTCATTGCACCGTACGCATGCATTCTTGCAGCAATCGGTCTTATTGAATCACTCATGACTCTGAACCTTATTGACGAACTGACCAACACCCATGGTCGCGGTAACAAAGAATGTGTCGCGCAGGGCATCGCCAACATCACTAACGGATTGTTTGGCGGCATGGGCGGCTGTGCTATGATCGGTCAAAGCATCATTAATATCACCTCCGGCGGTCGCGGACGTCTTTCCGGCATCACCGCCGCATGCGCACTACTTTTCTTTATTCTCTTCACTTCCCAGTACATTGAAATTGTACCGATTGCTGCACTCGTAGGGGTTATGTTTATTGTTGTAATCAAAACCTTTGCATGGAGTACCTTTAAAATCATGAACAAGGTACCAAAATGGGACGTGATAGTAATTATCACTGTTACCTTTCTTACAGTGAAATACGACCTCGCCATTGCAGTGCTTTGCGGCGTTATAATTTCAGCACTTATCTTTGCATGGGAAAACGCTCTGCGAATCCGTGCACGTAAGTTCGTAGATGAGCGCGGCATCAAGCACTACCAAATTTACGGTCCGCTATTCTTCGGTTCCACAACACTCTTTATGAGCAAGTTTGACGTCAAAAATGATCCACAGGAAGTTGTCATCGACTTTGAAGAATCACGAATTATGGACCAATCCGCCATCGAAATCATCAACAAGCTCGCAGCCCAATATCAACGTGCAGGCAAGACTGTATACTTCTGGCACTTGAGCAAAGACTGTGTCCGCTTGATCGAAAAAGCTGAAGAAATATGTATCGTAAACGTTCTTGAAGATCCGGACTACTTCGTAGCAATAGACCGATACCATGAACACCAGAAATCTATTGCGCCGGAAGCCGCGTAG
- a CDS encoding glycerol-3-phosphate dehydrogenase/oxidase, translated as MHVQRSESLERIESQDIWDILIVGGGATGLGTGVDAASRGYSTVLLEAADFCQATSSRSTKLAHGGVRYLEQMNFSLVYDALHERGRMRRNAPHLVDDRSLIVPTYSRWETFYYGIGLVLYDLLSGPFSFGRSYPMVRNSAFQHVPGLNPVGVRAGVRYHDGQFDDSRYAMTLALTMHELGGCPANHMQVISLVKENGKVRGVVAADKLTGKEYTIRARSVVNATGIFTDILRQMDSPAVKPILQPSQGIHLMLDKSFCPGETGILIPKTDDGRVVFILPWHDKLIVGTTDTEVSGPEMEPKATSEEVDFLLEHVGRYLARKPQRKDVRSVFNGIRPLIKEGGADGTSALSRDHHLTVSDSELVTIAGGKWTTYRKMSEDVVDVCAKTAHLPEVKCRTSNMPLHGWTRDFEKDDPFRVYGSDVQYLYDMMDEDETLVEFLHPRLPYRKVEVIWAVRSEMAQTLYGVLALRTRALLLDAAATMEAAPEVARLMAAELGLTGDEAEKWVDTELAEFDKIASQYVVGSCCEL; from the coding sequence ATGCATGTGCAACGTTCAGAATCATTAGAAAGAATTGAAAGTCAGGATATATGGGATATTCTTATTGTCGGGGGTGGTGCAACCGGTCTTGGTACTGGTGTTGATGCAGCGTCACGAGGATATTCAACAGTTTTACTTGAGGCGGCGGACTTTTGTCAGGCCACCTCCAGCCGCAGTACTAAATTGGCGCACGGCGGCGTAAGGTATCTTGAGCAGATGAACTTCTCGTTAGTATATGATGCTCTGCATGAACGTGGACGGATGCGTCGCAATGCACCGCACCTTGTGGATGACCGGTCTCTCATTGTTCCGACATACAGCAGGTGGGAAACATTCTATTATGGAATTGGACTTGTTCTGTATGACCTTCTTTCAGGTCCGTTCAGTTTTGGACGTTCCTACCCGATGGTGCGTAACAGCGCCTTTCAACATGTGCCGGGGTTGAACCCTGTGGGCGTAAGGGCAGGTGTCCGGTACCATGATGGACAGTTTGACGACTCTCGTTATGCAATGACGCTTGCATTGACTATGCATGAGCTGGGCGGTTGTCCTGCAAACCATATGCAGGTTATATCACTTGTAAAAGAAAACGGTAAGGTTCGTGGTGTCGTTGCTGCCGATAAACTTACTGGCAAAGAATATACAATCCGTGCCCGTTCCGTTGTAAACGCAACGGGAATCTTTACAGATATATTACGACAGATGGATAGTCCGGCTGTAAAACCGATTTTGCAACCAAGTCAGGGTATCCATTTGATGCTCGATAAATCTTTCTGTCCGGGTGAAACTGGTATCCTTATTCCTAAAACAGATGATGGTCGCGTTGTATTTATTCTGCCGTGGCACGATAAGCTGATTGTCGGCACTACGGATACTGAGGTTTCCGGCCCTGAGATGGAGCCAAAAGCTACATCTGAAGAAGTAGACTTCCTTCTTGAACATGTAGGCCGGTACCTTGCTCGCAAGCCGCAGCGTAAAGATGTGCGAAGTGTGTTCAACGGTATACGCCCGTTGATCAAAGAAGGCGGTGCGGATGGAACGTCTGCTTTGTCCCGTGATCATCACCTTACGGTGTCTGATTCTGAACTGGTGACAATTGCAGGTGGTAAATGGACAACATACCGAAAAATGTCTGAAGATGTCGTCGATGTTTGTGCAAAAACTGCGCATCTTCCTGAAGTGAAATGTCGTACAAGCAATATGCCGTTGCATGGTTGGACACGCGACTTTGAAAAAGACGATCCATTCCGTGTTTACGGGAGTGATGTGCAGTACTTATATGATATGATGGATGAAGATGAGACTCTTGTGGAATTCCTGCATCCTCGTCTTCCATACCGTAAGGTGGAAGTTATATGGGCTGTGCGTTCAGAAATGGCTCAGACTCTGTATGGCGTGCTTGCGTTGCGCACGCGTGCGCTTCTCCTTGATGCCGCGGCAACGATGGAGGCTGCACCGGAAGTAGCACGACTTATGGCAGCTGAACTTGGGCTTACTGGAGATGAGGCTGAAAAATGGGTTGATACAGAGCTTGCTGAGTTTGATAAGATTGCATCACAATATGTTGTAGGCAGTTGTTGTGAGCTTTAA
- a CDS encoding sulfite exporter TauE/SafE family protein: protein MDLSVAQWSYAFGVLLLASVVRGLTGFGFSAIIVTGLSLVVAPAQTVMLALFLEVVASVRMLPSAWKSVDCKLLTVLCVGTAIGTPLGVRSLLLLSPDIIRLAISCIVLFFAVLIWRGVKYRGTRTVRIDGVVGVISGVCNGAAALGGLPVVTYMLSTETAVVATRATLIAAFFCTDVYTLVVAGGHGIISSQTLINVAYSVPVLLIGVAVGERLFSVASPAAFKKIAVLLLMGLSIVGIIKSLMVFFV, encoded by the coding sequence ATGGATTTATCAGTCGCTCAATGGAGCTACGCTTTCGGAGTGTTGTTGTTGGCCTCGGTTGTCCGTGGATTAACCGGTTTTGGCTTTTCGGCGATAATTGTAACTGGACTAAGTCTTGTTGTTGCGCCGGCTCAAACAGTAATGCTTGCATTGTTTCTTGAGGTTGTTGCAAGTGTGCGTATGTTGCCATCCGCATGGAAGAGTGTTGATTGCAAATTGCTTACGGTTCTATGCGTGGGAACTGCTATTGGAACTCCGTTAGGGGTACGTTCGCTTTTACTATTGTCTCCAGATATCATCCGTCTTGCTATTTCTTGTATCGTTTTGTTCTTTGCTGTTCTGATATGGCGCGGAGTAAAGTATCGTGGAACACGAACTGTTCGTATTGACGGTGTGGTAGGTGTTATTTCCGGAGTCTGCAATGGTGCTGCTGCGTTGGGTGGACTGCCTGTTGTTACCTACATGCTTTCAACAGAAACTGCGGTTGTTGCAACGCGGGCAACATTGATTGCGGCATTTTTCTGTACAGATGTGTATACGCTTGTTGTTGCTGGTGGACACGGTATTATTTCTTCGCAAACATTAATAAACGTAGCGTATTCTGTACCGGTGTTGTTGATTGGTGTTGCGGTTGGAGAGAGGCTGTTTTCTGTTGCCTCACCGGCAGCATTTAAAAAGATAGCCGTATTGTTATTGATGGGGCTTTCGATTGTGGGGATTATCAAATCCCTCATGGTCTTTTTTGTCTGA
- a CDS encoding SulP family inorganic anion transporter produces MLANLFPFMNWIKDYDSEALRSDTIAGLTVALVLIPQSMAYAQLAGLPAYYGLYASFLTPLIAALFGSSRQLATGPVAVVSLMTAASLEPLATMGSEGYIAYAILLAFMVGAFQFLLGILRLGLVVNFLSHPVISGFTNAAAIIIATSQVSKLAGVSVDKASHHYETLIRVAESAFNYTHLPTLGMGLLAFAIMIGCKRYLPKIPNVLAAVLITTCLSWAIGFNHDVNIPVASIASPRVQNTITEFNSTLLAADELAMQRTKLSKELSEANAIGESLRALNIQHGLNTIELQLSGVKAYSHDLRSSLREMLFNGVELSDGTMAFYLQNETPAAMHTDGRTWRLRVGNTRINPTAITMMGGGAVVGTIPSGLPTLKAPSFDLSVVLHLIPFAVIISLLGFMEAISIAKAMAAKTGQRINPDQELIGQGLANMIGAFGKSYPVSGSFSRSAVNLQAGAVTGMSSVFTSIMVILTLQFCTPLLYHLPQAVLAAIIMMAVFGLIDVSSFVHAWKIKWYDGAISVISFITTLAYAPHLDKGIMLGVALSLAMFLYKSMRPNVSFLSRPQDQPQRDATITELENCKDTSVIQFEGPLFFANASFLEDIVTEKIAKYDSLKHIILAAGGINDVDCSGAEALELVIEKVHANNIEFSICSANQTVLTVLQKAHLLEKIGTDNIYATAEEALRTERSVLGAENAGTDSPLHAACLRAS; encoded by the coding sequence ATGCTAGCCAATCTTTTCCCATTTATGAACTGGATTAAGGACTATGATTCGGAGGCACTCCGATCTGATACTATCGCGGGGCTAACGGTAGCTCTGGTTCTTATTCCGCAGTCTATGGCATACGCACAGCTTGCGGGGCTCCCTGCGTACTACGGGCTTTATGCATCGTTTCTTACTCCTTTAATCGCTGCTCTTTTCGGCTCCAGCCGCCAGCTGGCTACTGGCCCTGTTGCCGTTGTGTCACTAATGACAGCAGCATCTCTTGAACCACTTGCCACTATGGGTAGTGAAGGCTATATCGCCTATGCTATTCTTCTTGCTTTTATGGTAGGTGCGTTCCAATTTTTACTCGGCATACTCAGACTCGGTCTTGTTGTTAACTTCCTCTCTCATCCGGTTATTAGCGGCTTCACTAACGCTGCTGCTATCATCATCGCCACCTCTCAGGTGTCCAAATTAGCAGGCGTTTCTGTTGACAAAGCAAGCCATCATTACGAAACCCTTATCAGAGTAGCGGAAAGTGCATTCAACTACACACACCTCCCTACACTAGGTATGGGACTGCTCGCGTTTGCTATCATGATCGGATGTAAGCGGTATCTACCCAAGATTCCAAATGTGCTGGCGGCAGTACTCATTACTACCTGCCTGTCATGGGCAATTGGATTCAACCACGACGTAAATATACCTGTGGCCTCCATTGCTTCACCGCGAGTGCAAAACACCATCACCGAGTTCAACAGCACTCTGCTTGCTGCTGATGAACTAGCTATGCAGCGTACAAAACTCAGTAAAGAACTTTCAGAAGCCAACGCGATTGGGGAGTCGCTACGCGCCCTGAACATTCAACATGGGTTAAACACTATTGAATTACAACTTTCAGGTGTTAAAGCTTATAGTCACGACCTTCGTAGCTCACTTCGAGAAATGCTTTTCAACGGTGTTGAATTATCAGATGGAACAATGGCGTTTTATCTGCAAAACGAGACACCAGCCGCCATGCATACCGACGGCAGGACATGGCGCTTGCGTGTTGGCAACACGCGGATTAATCCAACGGCTATTACCATGATGGGTGGTGGTGCAGTTGTAGGAACAATTCCATCTGGTCTTCCTACCCTTAAAGCACCATCCTTTGACTTATCTGTCGTACTTCACCTTATCCCGTTCGCCGTCATCATTTCACTGCTTGGCTTTATGGAGGCTATCTCCATCGCAAAAGCCATGGCAGCAAAAACAGGGCAGCGAATTAATCCGGATCAGGAACTTATCGGGCAGGGACTTGCCAATATGATCGGAGCATTCGGCAAAAGCTATCCGGTCTCCGGCTCGTTCTCCCGTTCGGCAGTCAATCTTCAAGCAGGTGCCGTAACCGGCATGTCGAGTGTGTTTACCTCCATTATGGTTATACTCACACTCCAGTTCTGTACGCCACTGCTCTATCATTTGCCGCAGGCAGTTTTAGCGGCAATCATCATGATGGCAGTATTCGGGCTTATTGACGTCTCCAGCTTTGTGCATGCATGGAAAATCAAGTGGTACGATGGAGCAATCTCCGTCATTTCCTTCATCACAACGCTCGCCTACGCTCCACATCTGGACAAAGGCATCATGCTCGGCGTTGCGCTTTCGTTAGCTATGTTCCTATACAAAAGCATGCGCCCGAATGTTTCTTTTCTTTCCCGTCCCCAGGATCAGCCACAACGGGATGCAACCATCACGGAGCTCGAAAACTGTAAGGACACATCCGTAATACAGTTTGAAGGCCCGCTCTTTTTCGCCAACGCAAGTTTCTTAGAGGATATCGTTACGGAAAAGATCGCGAAGTATGATTCACTGAAACACATCATTCTCGCTGCTGGCGGCATCAACGATGTAGACTGTTCTGGAGCGGAAGCATTGGAGCTTGTTATTGAAAAAGTTCATGCAAACAACATTGAATTTTCAATATGCTCTGCAAACCAAACGGTTCTTACCGTACTGCAGAAAGCTCATCTGTTAGAAAAGATCGGTACAGACAACATCTACGCCACAGCCGAAGAAGCCCTGCGCACAGAGCGTAGTGTTTTAGGTGCAGAGAATGCGGGTACAGACAGCCCGCTCCATGCTGCATGTCTTCGTGCTAGCTAG
- a CDS encoding LTA synthase family protein, with amino-acid sequence MDTQPTTGSHRYRAVLLAFIISISLWTLVRLGLLIYSWNEAAPSILEIIKIFSVGFLFDLCFFSFATILPCLYITFAPKLIWHSKPNKYVMYGAFFLTIFIMIFGATAEFFFWDEFSVRFNFISVDYLIYRKEVVDNIIESYPVFIIIPALAVISGALTYYFRSLINSALEARNSFISNLIPFAGVILIATTGGLFLTSGLRDFSDNTYQKELAANGPYQFVSAFKNNELDFYQFYPSIDEETSTSLIRNDLSNTTNHFVSENKHSIFRSIKDAEKEKQYNVILVTIESLTPNYLSRYGMKEDITPNLNALVSKAQFYTQLYATGTRTTRGLEALALSIPPTPGRSIVKRIGNEKGYLSLGRIFKSKGYDSYYIYGGRGYFDNMNEFFSGNGYTIVDQSSVPKEEIGFENAWGMADEYLYDQVIKTADKSVSANTPFFLHVMTTSNHRPYTYPDNRVSIPSGYGRSGAVQYSDWAIGDFLKKAQKKTWFDNTIFIFVADHQASSAGRENLPVRRYRIPMWIYAPKIIEPKLVDTLASQIDVAPTILGLLNWSYPSFFYGKDIARMAPDEGRAFIGNYQFLGLFDGKRMAILGPKKSIEVQTIKDETAISSVKGSIKDPLVQKAISYYQNAAWVYKNKLNNDSLLKTIDN; translated from the coding sequence ATGGACACACAACCAACAACGGGCTCTCACAGATATCGCGCCGTTTTGTTAGCCTTTATTATTTCAATATCCCTTTGGACGCTGGTGCGACTGGGATTACTCATTTATTCTTGGAATGAGGCAGCCCCATCTATTTTAGAAATCATTAAGATATTCTCTGTCGGATTTCTTTTCGATCTTTGCTTCTTCTCATTCGCTACAATTCTTCCCTGCTTGTACATCACCTTTGCGCCCAAACTCATTTGGCACTCCAAGCCTAATAAATACGTTATGTACGGGGCATTCTTTCTCACGATCTTTATTATGATTTTTGGAGCTACAGCAGAGTTTTTCTTCTGGGATGAATTCAGTGTACGCTTCAACTTCATCTCAGTTGACTACCTTATTTACCGCAAAGAAGTTGTCGACAACATCATTGAATCATATCCTGTTTTTATCATCATTCCTGCACTTGCTGTTATCTCCGGCGCACTGACGTATTACTTCCGTTCTTTAATCAACAGTGCGCTCGAAGCTCGCAACTCATTTATATCCAACTTGATTCCTTTTGCCGGAGTCATACTTATTGCAACTACAGGCGGTCTGTTCCTGACCAGTGGATTACGTGATTTTTCTGACAACACCTACCAAAAGGAACTGGCAGCAAACGGCCCTTATCAGTTCGTTTCTGCATTTAAAAACAACGAACTGGACTTCTATCAGTTCTACCCGTCTATAGATGAAGAAACTTCTACCAGCTTAATTCGAAACGATCTCTCTAACACCACAAACCACTTTGTATCAGAAAACAAGCATAGCATATTCAGATCAATCAAAGACGCTGAAAAAGAAAAACAATACAACGTGATTCTCGTTACGATTGAAAGCCTAACTCCTAACTACCTTTCCCGCTACGGAATGAAAGAAGACATTACTCCAAACCTGAATGCTCTAGTTTCAAAAGCGCAGTTCTACACCCAACTCTACGCTACTGGAACTCGTACTACCCGTGGACTAGAGGCTTTGGCACTTTCCATTCCACCGACACCGGGACGTTCCATTGTGAAACGTATCGGTAACGAGAAAGGCTACCTTTCGCTTGGACGTATTTTTAAATCCAAAGGATACGACAGCTACTATATATATGGTGGTCGGGGATATTTTGATAATATGAACGAGTTCTTCTCCGGAAACGGCTACACAATCGTAGACCAGTCCTCTGTACCAAAAGAAGAAATCGGCTTCGAAAATGCTTGGGGCATGGCTGATGAATACTTGTACGATCAGGTAATCAAAACTGCTGACAAATCTGTAAGTGCGAACACGCCTTTCTTCCTTCATGTAATGACCACATCAAACCACCGTCCATACACTTATCCGGACAACCGTGTATCTATCCCTTCAGGTTACGGAAGATCAGGAGCTGTTCAATACAGCGACTGGGCTATTGGCGACTTCCTGAAAAAAGCGCAGAAAAAAACATGGTTCGACAACACTATTTTCATCTTTGTTGCGGATCATCAGGCAAGCAGTGCAGGCCGCGAAAACCTGCCCGTTCGACGCTACAGAATCCCGATGTGGATATACGCACCTAAAATTATTGAACCTAAGCTGGTAGATACGCTTGCAAGCCAGATTGATGTTGCACCAACAATCCTCGGCCTGCTCAACTGGTCATACCCTTCTTTCTTCTATGGCAAAGACATTGCCCGAATGGCCCCGGACGAAGGCCGAGCTTTTATTGGAAACTACCAATTCCTCGGATTATTTGATGGAAAGCGCATGGCGATTCTGGGACCTAAAAAAAGCATTGAGGTTCAGACCATTAAAGATGAAACAGCTATCAGCAGCGTGAAAGGCTCTATCAAAGACCCGCTCGTGCAAAAAGCCATATCGTACTACCAGAATGCTGCATGGGTTTATAAAAACAAATTAAACAACGACTCATTACTCAAAACCATCGACAACTAA